In the bacterium SCSIO 12741 genome, TTCCTCGTTTTTCCAGTTCTTCAATTACACGCGGTGCTTCTTCGGGAATCAAAATGGTGGTAGGATCAATCATGGTGCAGCAGGTAGCTGTGGCCAGGGCTTCTTCCCGGTTAACCCAAATCACATCAAAATCGCTCATAAATTCAGGAAGTCCATTGGGGAAAGAGTCGCGGTAGGCAATGACCAATTTTGGTCCGGCGATGCAGATGACGGCAAATAAGTGATGGATTCCAACATCGGGTAGGTTGATGATCTCTACGCGGTAGCCATCGTGCTCCAGCATTCTTTTTACCCAGTTGGCTCCTCTTTCGTTGGTAGAGGAGCGAGAAGTGGCTACTAATACACGGCCATCTCCTAAGTTTAATACATCTCCACCTTCGTAGATGTAGTCGCGTTCCAGTTTAGGTGATGGTGGGGTATAGTGTAGTATGTTTTGATCGTTATCGATGTAGGGTTGATGCAATTCTCTTACGGGAAATAGGTGTGCCCAGGCCAGATCGGAAGCCCATGCATTTTCAAGTACGTTTCTTCCTACTACCCAAATCGGCTCGGCTGCAAAGGTCTGGGTGAAGGCTTGAGCCCCTCGACTCATTTTGGTAATTTCTTCGGTAGTAGCTTCACGGGCTATGTGCACTTTTACTCCGTGATTTTCCAATGCCTGTCTCAAGGCCTGGGTTTCTCCCAGATGGCTTTCGATAAACTCAGGATCGTGGTCGATCACGGGTTCTCCACCGGCTTTGCGCATAATTTCGAGAAGACGAGGTTGCAAAACACCGCCGTATACTTTCTCGATATATGGCGTTAGGGCAGGGAGCACCATGTTGCGCTCATTTCCGAGGATCACTTCCTTAAGAGTACCGTATAGGTTAAACTCTCCGTACCCGTTTTGGGTAGGTGCGGGCACATGCGTTTGCGTTTTTGTTGTTTCCATAATTCGTAATTAGATTTTTTAAAATGGGCAGCTACTGGAGCTGTAATAGGAGTTAGGAGCTCTGTTTGAACTTCAATAAGGCTTTCTTGGAGAATACCATGATCACAGGTATAAGGACAAAACTGATGTCCCAGAAAAAGGGATTGATAAAAGCCAGTCCCATGGCGATTGCTGCGATTATGGGTTCGGACAACATTTGGTTGGTAAAGGTTTTCATGTAGTTGACGTCGTATTCCGTTTTGAGCAAATTCTTTTTGTGGGCGTAAAAAACACCGCCGTAAGCCGTCAATCCTGAAGTGATCATAATGATGCTGAACAATACCCGGGGTTCGTGGCCGGATGGAAAAAGAACGAACAGGAGGTTGGCCACTGGAATGAGCATGATAAAGATGAGGTAGACCATAAAAAACCAAATCAGGCTCTTGTCTACTTTTTCAATGAGGTTAAAAGATTCCAGGTTTTTAACCCAGTAGACCGTGATGACTAAAAATGAAATGACGAAGGCCGAAAAGCTGTTGGACTGCTGAAACAAGATGTCCATAAATGTCTGCGTCGACTGATCAGGGACAGTTTCCGGAATTTTAAAACTTAGGATAAGAACTGTCATCGCTGAAGCGAAAACAAGATCGATGATAAACCGCATTCGGCTTCTCCACTCTGGTACCATTTGAACTTTATTTTGGGTGTACTTTCAATTCAATTAAGCGATGTGCTTAGTTGAAAGCATTGCCCTAAGTCTAAATGTGTGCCAGAAAGTCCGTTAAAATGCTAATGATCGGGAAACCAGGGTTTAACTGTTTTTCGTGTAGATCGGAAATCTACGATATTTCGAAGTCCGTGAAATATCGCGGTTAAGAAACTGGTTTTATTATCTCCAATTTCTTGATTCGACTTCTTAAAGTGCTCGGATTAATTCTTAGGATTTCGGCAGCTCCTTCGATACCCTCAATTTTATAATTGCAATGTTCTAAAACCTGTTGGATATGTTCCCGTTCCATTTCCTTGAGGCTTTTGAATCGGGAGGGTCTGGAAGGACTTCCATTTTGCGCAAAGAGCGGATCGGCGAGAACCAGTTTTTCATTTTCGCTAACGATTACGGCTCGTTCAATCACGTTCTGAAGTTCTCGGATGTTACCGGGCCAGGAATACTGCATTAGGTCATGAATCAATCGGGGAGAAATTTGAGAGATTTTCTTTCTCAGTTTCACGGCATTTTTTTGGACAAAGAATTTGACCAGAAGCGGAATGTCATCCTTTCGTTCCCGAAGCGACGGAACCTGAATGGGGTAAACGTTTAACCGGTAGTACAAGTCCTCTCTAAAAGTTCCTGCCCCCACATCTTCCAATAGATTTCGATTCGTCGCTGCTATGATTCGAACATTTACCTTCTGGGTAGTTTCGCTTCCTATTCGTTCAAATTCACCGCTTTGAAGAACACGTAGTAGTTTGGCTTGAAGCGCCATGGGCATTTCTCCAATTTCATCCAGAAACAGGGTTCCTTCATGGGCCATTTCGAAGCGACCTTTCCTTTTTTGAAGAGCTCCTGTAAAGGCTCCCTTTTCATGTCCGAAGAGTTCACTTTCAATCAAATCCTTGGGCAGTGCGGCACAGTTAACCTTAACGAAGGAGCGGTTTTTCCGCTTGCTGTTTTGGTAGATCGCTTGAGCAAAAAGTTCTTTACCCGATCCCGTTTCACCTTCCAGCAGCACGGTAGCGTCTGTGGGAGCAACTTGCTCAGTTTTGTGCAATGCCTTTAATAGAGCCTTGCTCTCTCCAATAATGTTGTGGGAATTCAAGTTGATCATAACCTCATCTTTCAGATAGAGGTTTTCTGCCCGAAGTTGTTGTTCTAAATCCCTTAGTTGCCGGATGAGTTTTTTCTGTTCGTTTTGGTAGTCAACAATTTCTGTTCTATCGGCGCCAATGGCCATAGTGCCCGTTTGCACTCCTTTTTCATTTTTGAGAGTAACCAGCCACCAATCAAATATTCTTATTGATCCGGTTTTCGTTTTGAAGTGCTCCGGAAAAAAGGAGGCTTGATGCTCCTGATCGGTGAATAGGAGAGAGGTGTTTTGCCCAATAATCGAAGAGGAATCATAGCCACTCAAATTGTTGAAGTAAGGGTTGGTGTACTGAATTTGACCTTCATTGTCAATTTGGATAACAGATAGTTTTACTTTCTGGAAGAGCTCACTCCATCGTTTTTCATTGACCCCCAATTTATCCATGGCATCAAATCCGTTGAGAACAGAATTGGCCAGCTGCAAACTCATGACCACGATGAGCATGAAAAACACATTAATAGTCAGGTAAACCGTATTGAGGCCTAAATAGTCGAGCAACAAATTGTCGTTGACCACAGAGAAAACCATGGTTCCAAAGAGGGCCATGGTTATTAGATTTTGTCGGTTTTTATTTTTTAAATAGGCCCTTAGGCTCCAGTAAAAATTGACAACAGTTATGGCGAGTAAATAGAAGAACAATGGAATTCCCCAATTGCCTTGTGTTCCCACTACCTCATAAATATCTGTGTGCTGGTAAGGAATGGTTACAATGTCAGAAATGTGATCAAAGAACATGTAGGGGCGCAAAGTGCTTATTGCCAATATTCCAGCCGTGAATAGGAACAAGGAATACAGCAATTTTTTCTCCTTGGCTTGGGTGTAATGAAAGGTGAAATAGGAGAGGAGGGCATAGAACACACCGCCCAATATATTGGCGATTTTGGTGATAAGAATATATTCCTCAACCGTTGGGAAAAACACCGGGATTTCCACCAAAAGGTAGTGCACAAAGAGAACCAAACAGGTAATTCCAAACAAGGAATAAATCGGCGCTGATTTTCGCTTCAATCCTATGAAGGTAAAAATGATTCCTGCTAATAGGCTGGATCCCAGTACGGTAAAATCAAAATACGGATGATAAGCCATGTATCTATTGAATTTAGGTTCAGAATTAGGAATTATATCTGAAAAAGTAAAATCGGTCGATCGAAAAATGACTGAAAATGGCGGGCATGGGACTAATCAAATAGGTCGGTTTATCCATGGATCAAGGCAGATTCTGATTGACAGCCAACTAAGGCTGGTGCTTTATGAATCAGTTGGATATTGGTTAATGCGTCCACCATAAACAGGGCAAAATCAATTCTTCGGGTAAGGTTACTTGCCAGGATTGAGTCACCCACATGTTCACTCCATACAGGCAGACCTTGGCTTTCGCCTTCTTCCAGATCACTGCCTCTTACCACTGTCCAATTCGTTTGACTTTTAAAAATCAACTCACAGGCTCGCTCTTGATCATCGATTTCAAGTACCCGAAATAGTTTTCCTAACCAAGTAAAAAAACGCACCTTTTTTTGGAATGACTTCTCGTATCGATCCTGCCCATCCAAAGAAATATGCCAGCCGCAGGAAAAAATCAATCGAGCTTCTTTTTCGGCAAAATCCAAAACAGCTTGGGCAGTGCCCGAAGAATACCGTTGCACGCCCCAGGGAACCAAAACGGTGAGCACTCCATCGCATCCCTTCACCGCTTTTTGGATCACCTCCCGATCGTTAGTTGCCCCTGGAATAATAGATATGCGACCTTCAAATTCCTTGAGTTTTCCCACGCTCTTGGTGCGACAAACAGCCACAACTTCGTAGCCCTTATCCAGGC is a window encoding:
- a CDS encoding DUF1211 domain-containing protein; this translates as MVPEWRSRMRFIIDLVFASAMTVLILSFKIPETVPDQSTQTFMDILFQQSNSFSAFVISFLVITVYWVKNLESFNLIEKVDKSLIWFFMVYLIFIMLIPVANLLFVLFPSGHEPRVLFSIIMITSGLTAYGGVFYAHKKNLLKTEYDVNYMKTFTNQMLSEPIIAAIAMGLAFINPFFWDISFVLIPVIMVFSKKALLKFKQSS
- a CDS encoding NAD(P)H-binding protein produces the protein MKRICIIGASGKLGKYMVQHCLDKGYEVVAVCRTKSVGKLKEFEGRISIIPGATNDREVIQKAVKGCDGVLTVLVPWGVQRYSSGTAQAVLDFAEKEARLIFSCGWHISLDGQDRYEKSFQKKVRFFTWLGKLFRVLEIDDQERACELIFKSQTNWTVVRGSDLEEGESQGLPVWSEHVGDSILASNLTRRIDFALFMVDALTNIQLIHKAPALVGCQSESALIHG
- a CDS encoding sigma 54-interacting transcriptional regulator, with translation MAYHPYFDFTVLGSSLLAGIIFTFIGLKRKSAPIYSLFGITCLVLFVHYLLVEIPVFFPTVEEYILITKIANILGGVFYALLSYFTFHYTQAKEKKLLYSLFLFTAGILAISTLRPYMFFDHISDIVTIPYQHTDIYEVVGTQGNWGIPLFFYLLAITVVNFYWSLRAYLKNKNRQNLITMALFGTMVFSVVNDNLLLDYLGLNTVYLTINVFFMLIVVMSLQLANSVLNGFDAMDKLGVNEKRWSELFQKVKLSVIQIDNEGQIQYTNPYFNNLSGYDSSSIIGQNTSLLFTDQEHQASFFPEHFKTKTGSIRIFDWWLVTLKNEKGVQTGTMAIGADRTEIVDYQNEQKKLIRQLRDLEQQLRAENLYLKDEVMINLNSHNIIGESKALLKALHKTEQVAPTDATVLLEGETGSGKELFAQAIYQNSKRKNRSFVKVNCAALPKDLIESELFGHEKGAFTGALQKRKGRFEMAHEGTLFLDEIGEMPMALQAKLLRVLQSGEFERIGSETTQKVNVRIIAATNRNLLEDVGAGTFREDLYYRLNVYPIQVPSLRERKDDIPLLVKFFVQKNAVKLRKKISQISPRLIHDLMQYSWPGNIRELQNVIERAVIVSENEKLVLADPLFAQNGSPSRPSRFKSLKEMEREHIQQVLEHCNYKIEGIEGAAEILRINPSTLRSRIKKLEIIKPVS